A window of the Scophthalmus maximus strain ysfricsl-2021 chromosome 8, ASM2237912v1, whole genome shotgun sequence genome harbors these coding sequences:
- the gna12a gene encoding guanine nucleotide-binding protein subunit alpha-12a isoform X1, which yields MSGVVRTLSRCLLPADAGREPGGGKERGRERDAAQEREARRRSREIDAMLARERRAVRRLVKILLLGAGESGKSTFLKQMRIINGQEFDHKALLDFRDTIYENILKGMRVLVDARDKLGIGWQSCENEKQGMLVMSWEGRVGATGVEPGEFQLYVMALSALWADAGVREAYTRRAEFQLSESVKYFLDNLDRIGQLSYSPSKQDILFARKATKGIVEHDFVIKKIPFKMVDVGGQRSQRQKWFQCFDGITSILFMVSSSEYDQVLMEDRRTNRLVESMNIFETIVNNKLFLNVSIILFLNKTDLLVEKIRTVDIRKNFPEFRGDHRRLEDVQAFLVQSFSRKRRNRGKPLFHHFTTAVDTENIRFVFHAVKDTILQENLKDIMLQ from the exons ATGTCGGGGGTGGTCCGCACCCTGAGCCGCTGCCTGCTGCCGGCCGACGCCGGCAGGGAGCCGGGCGGCGGCAAGGAGCGCGGCCGGGAGCGCGACGCGGCGCAGGAGCGCGAGGCGCGACGCCGGAGCCGCGAGATCGACGCGATGCTCGCCCGCGAGAGGAGGGCCGTGCGCCGGCTGGTGAAGATCCTGCTGCTCGGCGCCGGCGAGAGCGGAAAGTCCACATTCCTCAAGCAGATGCGCATCATCAACGGGCAGGAGTTCGACCACAAGGCGCTGCTGGACTTCCGGGACACGATCTATGAGAATATACTGAAG GGAATGCGCGTGCTGGTGGACGCCCGCGACAAGCTGGGCATCGGCTGGCAGAGCTGCGAGAACGAGAAGCAGGGCATGCTGGTGATGTCGTGGGAGGGCCGCGTGGGCGCCACGGGCGTGGAGCCCGGCGAGTTCCAGCTGTACGTGATGGCGCTGAGCGCGCTGTGGGCCGACGCCGGCGTGCGGGAGGCGTACACGCGGCGCGCCGAGTTCCAACTG AGTGAGTCAGTGAAATACTTCCTGGATAACTTGGATCGTATTGGACAACTG AGCTATAGCCCGAGCAAGCAGGACATTTTGTTCGCGAGGAAGGCGACGAAGGGAATCGTCGAGCACGACTTTGTCATCAAGAAGATTCCTTTCAAGATGGTGGACGTCGGAGGGCAGAGGTCGCAGAGGCAGAAGTGGTTTCAGTGTTTCGACGGGATCACGTCGATTCTCTTCATGGTGTCGTCGTCCGAGTACGACCag GTCTTGATGGAGGATCGAAGGACAAACCGCTTGGTGGAGAGCATGAACATCTTCGAGACGATCGTCAACAACAAGCTCTTCCTCAACGTgtccatcatcctcttcctcaacaAAACCGACCTGCTGGTGGAGAAGATCCGCACGGTGGACATCCGCAAGAACTTCCCCGAGTTCAGAGGAGACCACCGCAGGCTAGAGGAtgtgcag GCGTTCCTGGTGCAGTCGTTCAGCCGCAAACGGAGGAACCGAGGCAAGCCGCTGTTCCACCACTTCACGACGGCGGTGGACACGGAGAACATCCGCTTCGTCTTCCACGCCGTCAAGGACACCATCCTGCAGGAGAACCTCAAGGACATCATGCTGCAGTGA
- the gna12a gene encoding guanine nucleotide-binding protein subunit alpha-12a isoform X3: MFLSYFSLTTRITTKTNTQTNREQGMRVLVDARDKLGIGWQSCENEKQGMLVMSWEGRVGATGVEPGEFQLYVMALSALWADAGVREAYTRRAEFQLSESVKYFLDNLDRIGQLSYSPSKQDILFARKATKGIVEHDFVIKKIPFKMVDVGGQRSQRQKWFQCFDGITSILFMVSSSEYDQVLMEDRRTNRLVESMNIFETIVNNKLFLNVSIILFLNKTDLLVEKIRTVDIRKNFPEFRGDHRRLEDVQAFLVQSFSRKRRNRGKPLFHHFTTAVDTENIRFVFHAVKDTILQENLKDIMLQ, from the exons atgtttttatcgTATTTTTCACTTACTACAAGGATtacgacaaaaacaaacacacaaacaaacagagaacaa GGAATGCGCGTGCTGGTGGACGCCCGCGACAAGCTGGGCATCGGCTGGCAGAGCTGCGAGAACGAGAAGCAGGGCATGCTGGTGATGTCGTGGGAGGGCCGCGTGGGCGCCACGGGCGTGGAGCCCGGCGAGTTCCAGCTGTACGTGATGGCGCTGAGCGCGCTGTGGGCCGACGCCGGCGTGCGGGAGGCGTACACGCGGCGCGCCGAGTTCCAACTG AGTGAGTCAGTGAAATACTTCCTGGATAACTTGGATCGTATTGGACAACTG AGCTATAGCCCGAGCAAGCAGGACATTTTGTTCGCGAGGAAGGCGACGAAGGGAATCGTCGAGCACGACTTTGTCATCAAGAAGATTCCTTTCAAGATGGTGGACGTCGGAGGGCAGAGGTCGCAGAGGCAGAAGTGGTTTCAGTGTTTCGACGGGATCACGTCGATTCTCTTCATGGTGTCGTCGTCCGAGTACGACCag GTCTTGATGGAGGATCGAAGGACAAACCGCTTGGTGGAGAGCATGAACATCTTCGAGACGATCGTCAACAACAAGCTCTTCCTCAACGTgtccatcatcctcttcctcaacaAAACCGACCTGCTGGTGGAGAAGATCCGCACGGTGGACATCCGCAAGAACTTCCCCGAGTTCAGAGGAGACCACCGCAGGCTAGAGGAtgtgcag GCGTTCCTGGTGCAGTCGTTCAGCCGCAAACGGAGGAACCGAGGCAAGCCGCTGTTCCACCACTTCACGACGGCGGTGGACACGGAGAACATCCGCTTCGTCTTCCACGCCGTCAAGGACACCATCCTGCAGGAGAACCTCAAGGACATCATGCTGCAGTGA
- the gna12a gene encoding guanine nucleotide-binding protein subunit alpha-12a isoform X2, whose product MSGVVRTLSRCLLPADAGREPGGGKERGRERDAAQEREARRRSREIDAMLARERRAVRRLVKILLLGAGESGKSTFLKQMRIINGQEFDHKALLDFRDTIYENILKSESVKYFLDNLDRIGQLSYSPSKQDILFARKATKGIVEHDFVIKKIPFKMVDVGGQRSQRQKWFQCFDGITSILFMVSSSEYDQVLMEDRRTNRLVESMNIFETIVNNKLFLNVSIILFLNKTDLLVEKIRTVDIRKNFPEFRGDHRRLEDVQAFLVQSFSRKRRNRGKPLFHHFTTAVDTENIRFVFHAVKDTILQENLKDIMLQ is encoded by the exons ATGTCGGGGGTGGTCCGCACCCTGAGCCGCTGCCTGCTGCCGGCCGACGCCGGCAGGGAGCCGGGCGGCGGCAAGGAGCGCGGCCGGGAGCGCGACGCGGCGCAGGAGCGCGAGGCGCGACGCCGGAGCCGCGAGATCGACGCGATGCTCGCCCGCGAGAGGAGGGCCGTGCGCCGGCTGGTGAAGATCCTGCTGCTCGGCGCCGGCGAGAGCGGAAAGTCCACATTCCTCAAGCAGATGCGCATCATCAACGGGCAGGAGTTCGACCACAAGGCGCTGCTGGACTTCCGGGACACGATCTATGAGAATATACTGAAG AGTGAGTCAGTGAAATACTTCCTGGATAACTTGGATCGTATTGGACAACTG AGCTATAGCCCGAGCAAGCAGGACATTTTGTTCGCGAGGAAGGCGACGAAGGGAATCGTCGAGCACGACTTTGTCATCAAGAAGATTCCTTTCAAGATGGTGGACGTCGGAGGGCAGAGGTCGCAGAGGCAGAAGTGGTTTCAGTGTTTCGACGGGATCACGTCGATTCTCTTCATGGTGTCGTCGTCCGAGTACGACCag GTCTTGATGGAGGATCGAAGGACAAACCGCTTGGTGGAGAGCATGAACATCTTCGAGACGATCGTCAACAACAAGCTCTTCCTCAACGTgtccatcatcctcttcctcaacaAAACCGACCTGCTGGTGGAGAAGATCCGCACGGTGGACATCCGCAAGAACTTCCCCGAGTTCAGAGGAGACCACCGCAGGCTAGAGGAtgtgcag GCGTTCCTGGTGCAGTCGTTCAGCCGCAAACGGAGGAACCGAGGCAAGCCGCTGTTCCACCACTTCACGACGGCGGTGGACACGGAGAACATCCGCTTCGTCTTCCACGCCGTCAAGGACACCATCCTGCAGGAGAACCTCAAGGACATCATGCTGCAGTGA